The genomic DNA gagaatgatttgaagtgacgtatgattgaaattggtgagaatgattagggttaaggggttttgttttattttcactattaccactaaacacccctaagtatcatcctttacacaaaacacacacaccacatataatttacagtttcatcaccaagttcatgtatttgtcaatcattcgtaaaataacacataaccatgcaacaatcacaaaacactttatcaaatcacaacgtatatgtaggatcggattctgacccgaacgagtcaatcagaggaatttgatcagatacaggtgcggaaaacaagtacctaacgtagaaacagctagatatcttCTTAATACTCTTTGTTGATTAATTTGATAGTGTTTACAAtcgattctcacaccggcagcacctcggtatggaatttcggaagttacaaatgaggtcctcttttgtggtatatataggtgtgtaggtccccttatacggacatgtccgtataagcggacctgacgtaaaagcggacctactatgtccgtaaaagcggacctgccataaaagcggacctactatgtccgtaaaagcggacctacacTCTAAAACAcgtaaactctccagttttctcgtaaaacgcgccctaatctatacattacaatgaaagactcgatctaagacgaaatcaacagatgtagtgcaccaacagactccccctcagatgttgatggagtcgactatcgagtcacaacaatgctgtgtcttcacatctacagtcttgatcagtctctgggcttttctttctctctatcttcagactccccctctcgatttactggtattcctttgttcttcagtaacatcttcaggatcgttgtctggctgtccatctaacagcttctcatcttatcctgcaaaagctctacctcaaagtaaatttctttcacatatatatttcaaacatataaccctgcaccaattcagactctccttcaaaacaaacacagattttgatgaaccacttgaaaggttaaaatatgaaaacatttaatttcacacaaacactccccctcaaatattgctcatcatgtttagcactcggaattttgaaaatcagctattcaacatcagttgtcgaaaatctttttgactttttcaaaaattcatgctaaaacacactgaaaatctttttggattttgaaataaagaaacctgtaatgcagtaaagaaaatatttacacacaatatttttgtgagttcgtgtaagaggatcatatcagtttatgagacatgtcactaacaccgttaagcttgattgcattttcagttcaaaataattcacctagattgtcagtatatcggtccactgaaattttcacacaaagttcaattgatccgagatacgatattaatgtcttaagaacttaaacttatccgtgtgtcccactacttgaatatactcccgtatccagatcccaatattcagtcttacaggtgagtataccacagctgatatctgtataggggttagatgcgaggccgtgagagctcaggtcagaacttccgttcagcagagagatgacggctcgacttttggtgtgtcccctttagaggatctttttatttcaacagcagcgactatcaattttattgtttcatcagcttgctgagggctatgctgtgtttcaagcatttgcggaaagcattatccggggactaggtcagtacttccatacagcagaagtcccgggataataccccagatatcactgagtataaagacctagtatctcagaataagggacctatcaaacaagatttcaggggttacctatatatccaagtttgtgttaacccacagaacaagcaagtttgaaatttagtttatatctcgtcacaatttactaaatgtgtaaaaacctactggcatatcctcagtgagattgtttatcacattttatctttacatttctttagcatgttgtgacagcctactgatgtactatcatttcctctttttcacaacgaaactcatttttgatttttatcatgtttttgtctttttcaaattttctaatgtttttggattttctgaaatttccctactccccctaaaatgcaaacacatttcaaagaaaatttgaaaacttctagactcttgacccactagaatcatgaaaagtaaaacaaactatatagaaacttgacaactgacatcgaatcacatcaaatcgccattcactaggcataaacaatctgaactccccctttcaacaaaccattttctcatttagatctcaaaacacttaagtttgttttaatcgaaatgatttttccggaaaatgagtttgtgttttccacttttatgtttaccacttatgaagcatggggatatggttcatcatcttgtttatcaatctcatatgaataataaatcaagtacaacttaatgtccctgatttatcataTGCAGTTCAAAatcactgtaccacttgtaaatgtaacctcttcaaagtataatcacaaataccacttgtagatcaaaaAATATCCCTTGTAGGTTTTActgtaggaatgagacatctacagaaaccttTACCACTCGTTGAGTTATtcagaaagatgtcgattcctgcttctcaattaccaacctggaagctccggcgtagtccttcaacctgtaaaatccaaaacactattcaaattctttcaaacaaactattcaaacactagaaagatgctgattcctgatccacgatataaacttgggatctccggcatagtccttcgactcttgagcagtagggttgtatgttgcctttttcgtggcataaaaatctttaaccccctttgctctcccactcagcattttcccaaaaatctttttaacattcccgttgaatgttttctcgacatcaaaatcatctttttctttgtaaaactgatttgaaatctcagtttttccaattttcttcttaacttCCTCAAATTTTAGTGacggaaactcttcatcattcactaaaattttcttctcaacttgtggctcttctggctttgtggaaccagattcatcgccgacattcacatcaacctttttaacaacccacacctggttgtatttttctttctttctgtaaaaattcttttccgaacactcaccaacctcatatttagaattttcaaaacatttaagtctatctgttggtggttcaacatcaacaactttttcttttagtttatgAGAAACtcccttttttttgtttttgcatttgccgaacagttccatgcaatgtgaccaacttcattgcatcggtaacaggtacgagtttctCTTTGATAACACACTTCAGctccatttttcttcttctcagcaagaaactcctggtttgactgtctccagaacggtttcttctgttcttcatctgagcttccacctgacacaaattctgtttttgttttagaatttttatcatttttatggttttctggtggaacaaaacctaaacctttctttttgtagctacgattttggttaggtttcttttgaaaaccagaaccagaattgtaaccctttttcttgtttagacgttgttgaactcttgaagtgtactttttaggtttttcagtaagatttaaatcttttatttcagaaatattgatttctgtcattttgaaaacctttttgatcatgtcaaagcgaacacttcttattggaaactctttgttgtaatataatttgtctgaatcatttgaagtgtatgcaacttcaaacgtttcatcatccaaatttgctttcgataacaaaaattctttactgtaacaccgtttgaccgacgaattttgactgttaactgacgactttgaccctccagactcagatttcgactcggactcctcatcagtatccaacacctgatcgaccacctttttaattaactcagactcatgatcggtatcggacgaggtaaacgtgacatcgatgttgtctggtaaaacgtcagttgtgtcggtttttaactttatattgactgctttctcaagttgctcctcatttggtttcctaggagaatacccatcccaaattggaggcggacacttgttatagctaacagtcggtttcttactacagtctttcttcttccttggcttctcgtcttgaaaagcttccaatcctgcaacagttgggtaaacacgatcaatgagataatcagaagtagaatagcttaacaataaccgcctaattctctcattttcgatcttttcagtgtccaactcttgcttccatttggcactctcttcaatgtagaaattgatcgctttttgttttgacatcaaagttgcattcatcattgtcagtgcctgttctctttctgagtttgtagtttggagaccagttactgttttgttcaagacatcgtacgattctttcacataattaaggttgaacagtaactgctccttcttcttctcgtactcagctataatgtcgtcttttgttgcacattccttgtaggcttccaaacacttcttacaaggcttgacgacttcaacaatcttctcaacctcgattgttttcacaacttcaatcaccttttctactccgatcaccttttcttcttctttctcaacCTCGGTAATtttttcagcaacactttcacCATTCTGAACATCAACTTCAGATTCTTTCTGTTGTTCtctagcagctcttttctcctttagtttctccatgcaatctgcaaaataaacatgaaaacttttaggagaaagatgagtttcagcaacatttatatatttttcttcttcatcatcactgcttttgTCAaccggtgattgatcaaactctacagatttttcagaatcagcatttgatacaccagaatcagatggtgtttgatcaaatacaacttccttttctgaagtaacatcattctgtatactctcatctgaactctctgAAACCTccccagatctttctgaaagttcatcaacaCTTTCTTTATTTTCATCAGAACTATAAGAACTTTCATCAGAAGCAACCGATTTGACAGTTTCAccgatagacttcatccatgtggcaaacatgtctggctccctcataatcttggcaatgaaagctttaaactctccattctcatccacaaacatatcccaactaaaaccttctggtagtttctcatcatcttgatcgattatgcgTGCTGCTGCTTTatcatcagatgatatgtaatcactccagctgaaatctaccaaacatgctcttttgggatcttcaatcttcctcccatgagccgtctgtggttcttgagattgaccaacttgttgatagatagctttgcggtaataatcatctttcccaaatggattctgtgctccgctagcttctcttcccttgcactcccgtttgaaatggcctttctccctgcaccgaaaacaagtaactttagatttatcaaaacctaaagtagatacatgagcatcaagaaagtcatttctcccggtaattgttttgaacttctcagcacgttgaagaacacttgcaagacaccatttaatatccatgagttccatttcttcggcgtctatctgatcgtaatcctcctttgtaagcataggatttccgatccgaccagcaacaagcccttcataggataacagaacagaacccagaagtgccatatggtcttttgcagtgtcttcagaaaagctttgaccttctggaaggttgagggctatattgcattgaatcacatatccatttcctgtttttgtactctgagactgaaaacttgtgtttgtctctttaggatttacactcggaaatgatgaaaacccgctgctactaatgtttgaaccctgatcagctttgtcagatgaatcaccagcactgaatgcCGTCTGAATTTTTGGACTTTTCTCAGACTCAGTGGCTGAAATGCTACCcctgtagtacattttcacatcttgttgaccactcggactattcatcctggtgatcttttgctgttccagattctgagcctctaatttttcgataaactgtccaattgtcagtccgtcataaacacccgtgtttttcaatatcatcaaatacgttccccactccttctgaggtaacgcatcagctaacttATCCATATACTCTTCACGACttttatcaacaccaatcattgtcaatgatcgcactaagtgacagtatctttcaatcagcttcttagtatcctctcctggtaagctgctaaaaagatcaaactctttcttaagcaatgcctttttgcttttaatcatactctcacttccctcgaatttgactttaagagcatcccatatcgacttagcagttttgtcgtgttctaacagaatgaatatatcttctttaatcgcttgttgcaataaactgatcatcattttctccgctctatacattgcacgttcttgatatgtgaattcggatatctgtttgataacattcacctccgttctcggtaacacatacttcttcaagatactttcccatgatctaagatgatttgcttgaacccagttttcaaatctatccttccacccgtagtattcttcgatactcatcaatttcgggggtttctgggtggttcccgtctcgttttctagactcatggcttgagcaatcgcagctggtgaCGACGatgttgcaaacgcgttgtaaaactcggtatccatgtTTCACACCTATATCACCTGACGATCTCGAATTCACCTGACGATCTTGAATTACCAAATGTTGACAGACTGTGCAGACTGAAGATTGACAATCTATGCGAACTGCTATGACTCGGATCAATTTTCAACGAACAGACTCAGTATGTGCGAACTGATGGACTTTTGACAATTGAACTCCAAACCGTACAAACTGGTACAATTTCAAGAAATCTAAACTAGTGCAATGTTTGGAGCGAACCTATCATAAAATGTCACTTGGAGCGAACCTATGATGATGCTGTAAAAGCGGACCTACTTcagaacccgttttgacccgtttttactttgaatttcagcctcaaactttcagggatttgactATACACTGttacgcacaatctgtgaaattttgagcgaattctGACCGTGAAATCTCGGTCTGACgtagaaagaaggtgtagaagtaagaatacgtgatgaaatccagcaaatctatgtagaactcctcctcctgaagctctgataccaattgtaggatcggattctgacctgaacgagtcaatcagaggaatttgatcagatacaggtgcggaaaacaagtacctgacgtagaaatagCTAGATATCTTCTTAATACTCTTTGTTGATTAATTTGACAGTGTTTACAAtcgattctcacaccggcagcacctcggtatggaatttcggaagttacaaatgaggtcctcttttgtggtatatataggtgtgtaggtccccttatacggacatgtccgtataagcggacctgacgtaaaagcggacctactatgtccgtaaaagcggacctgccataaaagcggacctactatgtccgtaaaagcggacctacactctaaaacatgtaaactctccagttttctcgtaaaacgcgccctaatctatacattacaatgaaagactcgatctaagacgaaatcaaaagatgtagtgcaccaacagtatacagttacaacgcaaacaaattgtgtaagtaagcaactaaacaaacagtgaacgtgcaataaatgcgaaagtggaatctcggaaactcgagttgtcacacggatgaagtcacaaaacctttcaatttcttttcaaactcatcaattttagctcttgaattctcagcttcattttcaagctgagatattctttcaagatgagacttgattgtcttttcattttcaatcttaatgttttcaagaacagaatTTTTATTGTCTAaaatttttatctgttcttgaaattttgtttcatttgctttcaaatttttgttttccagctttttccagaaatcttcattttctgaagatttctttttgctttccaagtctttctctttttctttcaaacttttgttttctaatgtcaaactatttaaattacttaacagtttgtcattttcagatttcagcttCTCACAACTTCCCTGCAAaacaagaatctgtttatcatcagcttgcttctcatCCTTCAACTTTTTtacttccaatgtcaaactttccgcatccttcaagagtttgccaTTTTCAGTCTCATGTTTATCGTATTTAGAGCACACTGATTCAGAACTTGAGGATCcaatcttcacagattcttcTTTCATTGTGATTTCCTTTGTTTCCACCTTGTATATTCCTGCACaaaagagtttaacaaaatcaaaaggattcatgctttcatcaatataacatttccttttaatatcatatttcaaAATACTCTTTGTAGCAAGACACACACGAATTCTTCTATCTATTTCAGCAAGTACATTCAATTCCAATTTTTGTAAATTCTTCTCCATTTCATTCATCAATTCCTTCTTTTTCTTATATTCCTTAAGAAATTTTGCATTAACCTCATTAAAGAACTGTTTTGGATAAAGTTCTTGAAAAAAATCTCTCTTTTTTAGTTCAATCAAGAattcatcccatttagcaggtaatgcaCTTTCCAATTTCGATATCTGTTCATCTCTTGATAATCTAATATTATTTTTCTTCAAATTGTCTATTAAGATTTCAAACCGTTTTTCCAACTCATCTAATGTTTCATCCTTTTGGCACATGAAATTTTCATAACTTTTGATCCAAATATCCACATCTACATTTCTATAACTACTATCCATAGTTCTCATATACCAACTATTGAAATTTTCAAGATAATCATTTTCTTTCTCATCAAACATTTTTTCCATTTCAAACAATTTCGACAAATTTCACACAAAacacactttcaagcgaaataaggttttcaagcggaatacccttTAGAGTGAAATCACACTTTAAAGCAAactacctgatttcgcttgaaatgtttcaagcggaataagcaaTCTGAAGCGGAATCAAATGATtcactcaagcggaatcaaacaATTCAAGCGGAAacactgatttcgcttcaaattttcaagcggaataagaactTTTCAGGCAGaatacttgatttcgcttgaaatgtcacACTTTTTCAAGCGAAAACACAAACtactcgttcaagcggaatcaagtttCAGTCCATTTTTTGTTAGTTTTAGGCCGAATTTTGATCTCaatctttctagggtttgttaaaatacTGTTTTACACAATATATCAAAAACTCAAACCATGTTGACCGTGAAAACTTGATTAATTGTGAAAAGAAgatgtagaaatcagaattttccagcaaaaacgagctaaacagtaagaactcttcctcctgagctctgataccacttgtcggatcgtgaaacgacctaacgagttgatcagaagagtgctcagacagaatcagaggcagaattcattgattctgtctttgtttagcttggaTAACACTAGAAATCACTAATTTGTCTCAGTTTATTGATCTGATAACAGTTTACTAGCTGGAGACACTTTGACAAGGCTTCGCTGTCGAATACAAGAACTATACAACTGATTTCGCTCAGGAAGATATATATaggcatgtgattccgcttgaacatgctcaagcggaatcacatctcAAGCGGGATCACCATCTTAACTCAATCTctagatttcgcttgaaatgactccatgtcatttcaagcggaattacctataaTATCCtatttctcgtttttcgtgcacTATACAATCagttctaatctaagactcgaacaaagatgaagtcgacagacaactgcaccaacaaaccCTAACTGGCTACTTCTCTACTTTCTTTTCAACCTGAGGCTCCTCGGtatgtgcggtacttgctgggttTAGCCTATGTTGCACCTTACCTGGGGCCTCCATCTAGATCTCCTCATCTACCTCATCATCACTCCCTAACTCAACATTCTCTCTCACAACCTCCCCTAGACTCATCGCACTGCGAGTAGTGATTGCTTTCACAGAACGGTTGGTTGGGTGCGTGGTACCTGAAAACTGACCAGAAGGGGATTCTCTCAACTGCCTAGCTATATCCCCTACTGTTCTCTTAAGATCTAAAAGAGTAGACTCTTGATTTTTAAGCTGAAGATCGTGACTCTTATTAACTTGATCTTAAGTTTGAACAAATTCAGTTAGGGATTTCTGGGTCGCCTGATTCTGCGTCATTATCTGCGCGTTTTGTGTCatcatctgagctaacatctCCTCCATCCTACTCAAAGTCCCTTCGAAAGCCTTGCCACTGCCTTAACTCTCTTGATTCGACCCCCCACTAGCAAACTGCCCACTCGAACCTGAACTACTACCACTCGTATATAAACCAGGCCCCTTACTTTGATACTGACCAGATGGAAAACCAGGGGGATTGCCTGAAGGGCGATATCCACTGCTACTACCACTACCCTGCCAGCTGGagttaaaaatattattattattaaattgaCCCCTAGACTGACCAGCTATGAACTCAACCTGCTCTAACGTAAGTGTGGGACACTCTATCGTATCGTGACCTCCCCTACAGACCTCACGCCTATCAACCTTTTTCTTTATCTCTAGTAAATCTCTCTTCATACCCTCTAAAACAGCCACTACCAATGAATCCAAGCTAACTTGGTTTACCCCTCGACCGGCCGAGGAAGTAGTCACAGGAATTGAAGTCCTGCTGGCAGTGCTGTAATCCATATCAGAATGGGCAAAACTCTGAAACAAATCATTGCACTCAACTACCGTCTTTTTACCGATAAGCTGACCTCCTGCTGAAGTATCGAAACGAGCTCTAATCTCAAGAGTAAGACCATTGTAGAATTTTTCAACTAACGCCCAATCGGACAGACCATGCTGAGAACAGTGGGAAAGCAAGGTCTGAAAACGCTCCCACGCCAAATGGTACGGCTCATCAGGCTCCATGCGGAAGAAGTGGATCTGATCACAAAGGTGGGACGCCTTGGCTGGTGGGAAGTACTTGGCTAAGAAAGCATCGTGAAGACCTGCCCAAGTAGTGAAAGTGCCCGCTGGCTTCGAATCAAACCAGACGGCTGCGCGACCTGCGAGTGTGAATGGGAAGACCTGAAGGTATCGAGCATCGAGATTAACACCCTCAATGGAGAAGGTGCTGCAAAGGCGAGTGATGCGATTGATGTGAGCGGGTGCATCCTCGTCGTCACGACCATGGAACTGACATGAATTGGTGATGGCTGTCATGATATAGGAGGGAATCTGCCAAGACCTATCATTTGCGATGTTCGGAAGGGTGATGGGTAAAGTAGCACCGGTGAAGCCAGTGGTTGCCTGCTCGTAGACGGTACGGTTCGCCATTGCGGGTGGTGGAGAATTAGGtggagatgaagaagaagaactATCCTCTGATGAAGAAAGCGAGAAGGAAGACTTGATCGTAAACAGCTCGGGCGTAGGTCCCTGCGAATGCGTATGCGGCATCCACTACAAAACCGAATACAAGTACTACAACTCTAACAACTGACTCGACAAACTAAACGAAATAActagactcctacgactcaaacTAACGAACAAATAGCACGTAATATGTCAagtaagtccaaacaaagtaatcaacgcaattgccaaagagtccccggcaacggcgccaaaaacttgttgtgctaaaagtggtttaactaaattaactaaattaaaccctaaactagactctctaagttttaaatttataaaactaagactctctaaaacctaaaccacacaaccgacaagtgtaccgatcgatgcaatatagcctaaggaagtccgagtatcgaacccaagagactctactaaattacgctaatgactctatctagacttagactgacacggactttaactaattgtttatttgattgggggggggggtttctaaatatcctaaaaatataattaaaattataCTAACTAGACGAACTAGACGCAAACTCGAACGACGACTGAactcaagagatgatgaaagctACCTAGGCTAGACTCCTGTTTAACTTGAAATGGATTTCTATTCGAAGCTGACgtggtatggaaccgggatcttatgatactaaacctattaagataccaactaagcccctcaaaccctctcgaggcgattcttgtggcactacctaggctgttaatcctaccggttattagattTCCTCACAGTCCTCTAATATCTTgaaagtgccctaatatgacaATCTACCTTACAGCAcgaaagtctaaggcaactaCGGATTTTAATTTGGTTTAATAGACAAGAGAGTGGTTAAGGAACTAAGACCGATAATCCTAGCTATTTACCAAACCAAGACCTATTAATAATCTCGAGCTTCATAGCGACAAGAATTAGTAGAGCACTTGATTTTACAagattaccgaatattgtttctaacGTTTGATGGCCAATTAACCCTAAATAATTAAAggtttattatgtgatatagacactcaccaaaacctaaaaccctagcccgactctattatgtgataaagaccgtcaccaagaatcgaacgaaacaataatcaaacaatcacaagcacGCATATACACCAAATCAAAGATTCCAAAGCCGTTTACAATTCAAGATAACCCATAACCAATATCATAAAGAATAAAAATCCAATCTTTGTTAAACCATTGTCAAGCCTAGGTAGTTTAAAGTTTCTAGCCGATAATCATGTCTAACATAATAGCAACAATCATGATCAAATCTGAATTCATCATTGaacaataaaaaacaaacaaaaaacaaagaaacaagATGATAGAACCCGTAAACTTCGATCCCGAGTGCTCCCGAGTGTTCCCCGACGATTCCTAGCAACCCGAACCTTCAACAAGCTTCAAAACAGCCTCCAAGATGCCCAAA from Helianthus annuus cultivar XRQ/B chromosome 7, HanXRQr2.0-SUNRISE, whole genome shotgun sequence includes the following:
- the LOC110932126 gene encoding uncharacterized protein LOC110932126; this encodes MPHTHSQGPTPELFTIKSSFSLSSSEDSSSSSSPPNSPPPAMANRTVYEQATTGFTGATLPITLPNIANDRSWQIPSYIMTAITNSCQFHGRDDEDAPAHINRITRLCSTFSIEGVNLDARYLQVFPFTLAGRAAVWFDSKPAGTFTTWAGLHDAFLAKYFPPAKASHLCDQIHFFRMEPDEPYHLAWERFQTLLSHCSQHGLSDWALVEKFYNGLTLEIRARFDTSAGGQLIGKKTVVECNDLFQSFAHSDMDYSTASRTSIPVTTSSAGRGVNQVSLDSLVVAVLEGMKRDLLEIKKKVDRREVCRGGHDTIECPTLTLEQVEFIAGQSRGQFNNNNIFNSSWQGSGSSSGYRPSGNPPGFPSGQYQSKGPGLYTSGSSSGSSGQFASGGSNQES